A genomic stretch from Terriglobales bacterium includes:
- a CDS encoding glycosyltransferase has translation MATALQSDASGAAARTPAAPSPTARLSVGVLVDLFRYPAAGGHVKCWERLAEAALGLKGLDLTVYFLAEKPGNVALGENARYVLLRPLMGTDRLRFLKDVVDHTDLAPFRPGFHRTLASHHVVHATDAFFTLAKSALSHARRSGRPLVCSLHTDTPSYAREQAAMVFRKLFGATLSGLVVDRWRWHERIGGRMQRQLRRYLQHCDWSLASQGEDLSLLQRELPGRVSTLRRGIDKQRFHPERRDRGRLSTQFGIPEDCLVLLCVGRVDEVKSVLTLAQAARLLVDRGVPAHVVFAGEGRAQDEIRQILGAHVTLPGNIPQEDLAWIYASSDLFVFPSRIEISPNVVLEAKAAGLPVMVARQGGSSQFVKETGRDGLVIAQDDRAVWAEAIQSLWSDPARRTAIAAEARRWIENERPSWREVLVQDLVPVWQRVACERGVWS, from the coding sequence ATGGCGACGGCGCTCCAGTCCGATGCTTCCGGCGCCGCCGCCCGCACGCCTGCGGCCCCATCGCCGACCGCGCGGCTCTCGGTCGGCGTGCTGGTAGACCTGTTCCGCTATCCCGCTGCCGGCGGACACGTGAAGTGCTGGGAGCGCCTGGCGGAGGCGGCGCTCGGGCTCAAAGGCCTCGATCTCACCGTCTACTTTCTTGCCGAGAAGCCCGGCAACGTCGCCCTGGGTGAGAACGCCCGCTATGTCCTGCTGCGGCCGCTGATGGGCACGGATCGGCTGCGCTTCCTGAAAGACGTGGTGGATCACACCGACCTGGCGCCGTTCCGGCCGGGTTTTCATCGCACGTTGGCGAGCCATCACGTCGTTCACGCGACCGACGCGTTCTTCACCCTCGCCAAGTCCGCGCTTTCGCATGCCCGCCGCAGCGGGCGTCCGCTGGTCTGCTCGCTCCACACCGATACCCCGTCCTACGCTCGGGAGCAAGCGGCCATGGTCTTCCGCAAACTTTTCGGCGCGACGCTGAGCGGTCTGGTCGTGGACCGCTGGCGCTGGCACGAACGTATAGGCGGGCGCATGCAACGCCAGTTGCGGCGCTATCTCCAGCATTGCGACTGGAGCCTGGCTTCGCAGGGCGAAGACCTCAGCCTGCTGCAACGCGAGCTGCCGGGACGCGTCTCCACGCTCCGCCGCGGCATCGATAAGCAGCGCTTTCATCCTGAACGTCGCGACCGCGGCCGGCTGAGCACACAGTTCGGCATTCCCGAAGATTGTCTGGTGCTGCTCTGCGTCGGCCGGGTGGACGAGGTCAAGAGCGTTCTCACGCTGGCGCAAGCCGCCCGTCTGCTGGTGGATCGCGGCGTCCCGGCCCACGTCGTGTTCGCCGGTGAAGGCCGCGCCCAAGACGAGATCCGGCAGATCCTCGGCGCCCACGTGACCCTGCCGGGTAACATCCCGCAGGAGGATCTGGCGTGGATTTACGCCAGTTCCGACCTCTTCGTGTTTCCCTCGCGCATCGAAATCTCTCCCAACGTGGTGCTGGAGGCCAAAGCCGCCGGGCTTCCCGTGATGGTCGCGCGCCAGGGCGGCTCGTCCCAATTCGTGAAGGAAACTGGACGCGACGGCCTGGTCATCGCCCAGGACGACCGCGCCGTGTGGGCGGAAGCCATCCAGTCCCTCTGGTCGGATCCCGCGCGGCGCACCGCGATCGCCGCGGAAGCCCGCCGCTGGATCGAAAACGAGCGCCCCTCCTGGCGCGAGGTGCTGGTCCAGGACCTCGTTCCCGTGTGGCAGCGCGTGGCGTGCGAGCGCGGGGTGTGGAGCTGA
- a CDS encoding MGMT family protein, which yields MFESIRKTIRQIPRGKVATYGQVARAAGHPGAARQVVWALHVSRGLPWHRVVGAGGRILLAGESGFEQRLRLENEGVAFSGGRIRMDLHQHEWKRRSRRQKRPSGRSRS from the coding sequence ATGTTCGAAAGCATTCGCAAGACGATCCGGCAGATCCCGCGCGGCAAGGTGGCGACCTATGGCCAGGTGGCGCGTGCCGCCGGCCATCCCGGCGCGGCGCGGCAGGTGGTGTGGGCTCTTCACGTTTCCCGGGGGTTGCCGTGGCATCGCGTCGTGGGCGCCGGCGGCCGCATCCTGCTCGCAGGCGAATCGGGGTTCGAGCAGCGCCTGCGCCTGGAGAACGAGGGCGTAGCCTTCTCCGGCGGCCGCATCCGCATGGACCTCCATCAGCATGAGTGGAAGCGAAGAAGCCGACGGCAAAAGCGTCCTTCGGGCCGATCGCGCTCGTGA
- a CDS encoding GDP-mannose 4,6-dehydratase, with protein MGERKGSILLTGGAGFVGSHLAEALLRADFPLNIVDHLDPFYPTEWKQANLEDLKKAGKFQLHVADIVDYDSVREAFAAMPPEVVIHLAARAGVRPSIEQPRLYEQINIVGTLNVLELCREFKVQRLIFGSSSSVYGLAPAPFSEEQLDLRPVSPYAATKLAGEIMCATWSRLYQMAVVVLRFFTVYGPRQRPDLAIHKFTGMIERGAPIPFYGDGSTGRDYTYVDDTVAGILRALSYVSRREPDGGFCEIFNLGNSKPVKLSELVEAMEEATGRKATRDLLPAQPGDVPLTWADISKAERVLGYKPAISLEDGLRRFVHWYRSVNPERRA; from the coding sequence ATGGGGGAGCGAAAGGGAAGCATTCTGCTGACGGGCGGCGCGGGCTTTGTCGGCTCGCACCTCGCGGAGGCTTTGCTGCGCGCCGACTTTCCGCTCAACATCGTGGACCACCTCGACCCTTTCTATCCGACGGAATGGAAGCAGGCGAACCTGGAGGACCTGAAGAAAGCGGGGAAGTTCCAGCTTCACGTCGCGGACATCGTCGACTACGACAGCGTGCGCGAGGCGTTCGCCGCCATGCCGCCCGAGGTCGTGATCCACCTGGCGGCACGCGCCGGCGTGCGGCCCTCCATCGAGCAGCCACGCCTCTACGAGCAAATCAACATCGTCGGTACCCTGAACGTCTTGGAACTGTGCCGGGAGTTCAAAGTGCAGCGGCTGATCTTCGGGTCGTCGAGTTCGGTGTACGGCCTGGCGCCGGCTCCGTTCTCCGAGGAGCAACTCGACCTCCGTCCCGTCTCGCCCTATGCGGCCACCAAGCTCGCCGGTGAGATCATGTGCGCCACCTGGTCGCGCCTGTACCAAATGGCTGTGGTGGTGCTGCGCTTCTTCACCGTGTATGGGCCGCGTCAACGGCCGGACCTGGCGATTCACAAGTTCACCGGAATGATCGAGCGCGGCGCGCCCATCCCTTTCTACGGCGACGGCTCGACCGGCCGCGACTACACCTACGTGGACGACACGGTAGCCGGCATCCTGCGCGCCCTGAGCTATGTGTCCCGGCGGGAGCCGGACGGAGGATTCTGTGAGATCTTCAACCTCGGTAACTCAAAGCCGGTGAAGCTGTCGGAGCTGGTCGAAGCGATGGAAGAAGCGACCGGCCGAAAAGCCACCCGCGACCTGTTGCCGGCGCAGCCCGGTGACGTGCCGCTCACCTGGGCCGATATTTCCAAGGCGGAGCGGGTGCTGGGCTACAAACCCGCCATTTCCCTCGAGGACGGATTGCGGCGGTTCGTCCATTGGTATCGCAGTGTGAACCCGGAGCGGAGGGCGTAG
- a CDS encoding glycosyltransferase family 2 protein: MQTAVSPATEAAPATGTQAGEVTVVIPAFNEQEAIVREVEMVEAALRQTGWQYEIIVVDDGSTDETAARAESTGAQVIRLPRNRGYGAAIKSGVLAARYPWVLITDADGTYPPRFIPRLLELTPHRDMVVGARTGDKVHIPLLRQPAKWFLRRTAEYLAEQPIPDLNSGLRVIRRSLIERFRHFLPTGFSFTTSITLALLCNGYAVEFTPIEYEKRIGKSKIRPAHAFQFLVQILRMITLFNPLRVFLPLGFVPFFAGVAYLVYDLTQWNITDTAVMGVVSGLVIWSIGLLADQNARFNMDRD, encoded by the coding sequence ATGCAGACGGCAGTCAGCCCCGCTACCGAAGCGGCGCCCGCCACCGGGACCCAAGCCGGCGAGGTCACCGTCGTCATCCCGGCCTTCAATGAGCAGGAAGCGATCGTGCGCGAGGTGGAGATGGTGGAAGCCGCCCTCCGCCAGACCGGCTGGCAATACGAGATCATCGTGGTGGACGACGGTTCCACCGATGAGACTGCCGCGCGCGCTGAGTCCACCGGGGCGCAGGTGATCCGGCTGCCGCGCAACCGGGGCTACGGGGCCGCCATCAAGTCCGGTGTCTTGGCCGCGCGTTACCCCTGGGTCCTCATTACCGACGCCGACGGCACGTATCCGCCGCGCTTCATCCCGCGCTTGCTGGAGCTCACCCCGCACCGGGACATGGTGGTGGGCGCGCGCACCGGCGATAAGGTTCACATCCCTTTGCTTCGTCAACCCGCCAAGTGGTTCCTGCGGCGCACCGCCGAGTACCTGGCCGAGCAGCCCATTCCCGACTTGAACTCGGGCCTGCGCGTGATCCGCCGCTCCCTGATCGAGCGCTTTCGACACTTTCTACCCACGGGCTTTTCGTTCACGACCTCGATCACGCTGGCGCTCCTGTGCAATGGCTACGCGGTGGAGTTCACGCCGATCGAGTACGAGAAGCGCATCGGGAAATCCAAGATCCGGCCCGCGCACGCCTTCCAGTTCCTGGTGCAGATCCTGCGCATGATCACGCTCTTCAATCCGCTGCGCGTCTTTCTGCCGCTGGGATTCGTGCCCTTTTTCGCCGGCGTCGCCTATCTGGTTTACGACCTGACGCAATGGAACATTACCGATACCGCGGTGATGGGGGTCGTGAGTGGATTGGTGATCTGGTCCATCGGCCTGCTGGCGGATCAGAACGCGCGCTTCAATATGGACCGGGATTGA
- a CDS encoding ABC transporter substrate-binding protein: MWLVVKRLWLGLALILLASAGLLFSGAGPRQSGSARKWNIHVIQYNDVLDSNETKEGALAGLRESGLVEGRDYELHFSNAQGDMATVSALVDSAVTQNADLLLTFSTPTLQAAIRRGKGTPVVFAYVASGIAAGAGTSHTDHLPFVTGVDISVGYPQMMALVKEYFPRVRRLGTLHVPAETNMVYFLEQFQEAASKAGMEIEVVPVSTATDVPDAAQALVGKRIDAVMQMPGNLVASAFGSIARAATQAHLPVFAFQKAQVEQGAMVAITREYFDSGRLAGAQAARVIRGESPARIPMENFSSTYLVVNPEAARAAGITLPHALLRRAEQEAGAHRGNH; the protein is encoded by the coding sequence GTGTGGCTCGTCGTCAAACGCTTGTGGCTGGGCCTGGCGCTGATTCTTCTGGCGTCGGCGGGACTGTTATTTTCCGGCGCCGGTCCCCGCCAGTCGGGTTCGGCGCGCAAGTGGAACATCCACGTCATTCAATACAACGACGTGTTGGACTCGAACGAGACGAAAGAAGGCGCCCTGGCGGGCTTGCGCGAGTCCGGTTTAGTTGAAGGCCGGGATTACGAGCTGCATTTCTCCAATGCCCAGGGCGACATGGCGACCGTCAGCGCCCTGGTGGATTCGGCCGTCACCCAGAATGCCGACCTGTTGCTTACGTTTTCCACGCCAACCCTGCAGGCCGCCATTCGGCGCGGCAAGGGCACGCCGGTAGTCTTCGCCTACGTGGCCAGCGGGATCGCCGCCGGAGCCGGCACCAGCCATACCGACCACCTGCCCTTCGTCACCGGCGTCGACATCTCCGTGGGATACCCGCAGATGATGGCGCTGGTGAAGGAATACTTTCCCCGGGTACGCCGGCTGGGGACGTTGCACGTTCCAGCAGAAACCAACATGGTCTATTTTCTTGAGCAGTTTCAAGAAGCGGCCAGTAAGGCGGGCATGGAGATCGAGGTGGTTCCCGTGAGCACGGCCACCGACGTCCCCGATGCCGCGCAAGCCTTGGTGGGAAAGCGGATCGACGCCGTCATGCAGATGCCCGGCAACCTTGTGGCCTCCGCCTTTGGAAGCATCGCCCGGGCCGCGACGCAAGCTCACCTGCCGGTGTTCGCTTTCCAGAAGGCACAGGTGGAGCAGGGCGCCATGGTGGCCATCACGCGTGAATATTTCGACAGTGGCCGCCTCGCCGGCGCTCAGGCTGCCCGCGTGATCCGCGGCGAGAGTCCGGCCCGGATCCCGATGGAAAACTTTTCCAGCACCTACCTGGTGGTGAATCCGGAGGCCGCCCGCGCCGCCGGTATCACCTTGCCGCACGCTTTGTTGCGTCGGGCGGAGCAGGAGGCCGGAGCGCACCGTGGAAATCACTAA
- a CDS encoding PIG-L family deacetylase: MRARGVELSAMFGQRILLLIPHPDDEVVGCCAAIGRAQRAGASVFGAFLTTGVPAAEVLWPWQRGTHHQRVERRLGEARRAAELLGLDPVCFRDVPTRRLKDHAPATLELLRTLLAEVHADMLWTPAYEGGHQDHDVANFLASRLRDRVPVWEFSEYNFFGAEVHSQEFLAPTGEEQVLALDAAEQQRKRALLALYESEQGNLDYVRTEREVFRPLATYDYSRPPHEGKMFYQRFQWVPYHPRVDHTRPEEVCRALAGFAAHS; encoded by the coding sequence GTGCGAGCGCGGGGTGTGGAGCTGAGCGCGATGTTTGGCCAGCGCATCCTCCTTCTGATTCCGCATCCGGACGACGAAGTCGTCGGCTGTTGTGCCGCCATCGGCCGCGCGCAGCGCGCGGGCGCCAGCGTCTTCGGAGCGTTTCTCACCACCGGCGTGCCGGCTGCCGAAGTCCTGTGGCCGTGGCAGCGGGGCACGCATCACCAGCGCGTGGAACGGCGATTGGGCGAGGCCCGCCGCGCCGCCGAACTGCTGGGCCTCGATCCCGTATGCTTTCGCGACGTTCCCACGCGCCGTCTGAAAGATCACGCACCGGCTACCCTGGAGCTTCTCCGCACCCTGCTCGCCGAAGTGCACGCCGACATGCTGTGGACTCCGGCTTACGAAGGCGGCCACCAGGATCACGACGTTGCCAACTTCCTGGCCAGCCGGCTGCGCGATCGCGTGCCGGTCTGGGAGTTCAGCGAGTACAACTTTTTCGGCGCTGAAGTTCACAGCCAGGAATTCCTCGCGCCCACGGGCGAAGAACAGGTCTTGGCGCTCGATGCCGCCGAGCAGCAGCGCAAGCGCGCTCTCCTGGCGCTTTACGAATCCGAGCAGGGCAACCTCGACTACGTGCGCACCGAGCGCGAGGTGTTCCGTCCCCTCGCCACCTACGATTACTCACGCCCGCCGCATGAAGGCAAGATGTTCTACCAGCGCTTTCAGTGGGTGCCCTATCACCCGCGCGTGGACCACACGCGGCCGGAAGAAGTGTGCCGGGCGCTGGCCGGCTTCGCGGCTCACTCGTAG
- a CDS encoding ABC transporter permease, which produces MFTPEIWQVSLDALRANKFRAFLTMLGVMIGSACIVLVVTVGLTGKRYIMAQIEGVGTNIVYAKLVRAGPQGITPLVDEISVTDMQATRSLPRVNEVAGTRSMMTTVVMEGIERPVSMVGVTEGFQSIRNLIVVRGRFLDADDMLMRNKVCVLTEELADLAFPSQDPIGKVLRVGELRFTVVGVFRERVSTFGQSEIQRETLIIPFPLLKYYSGTDYLSVLYAQASTPEDVALVTQGVAEVLKRRHRPEAVYQVLNLRSLLEAAGNISLALSIVLLVVGLIALTISGIGIMNIMLVTVTERTKEIGLRMSIGAHRRQILYQFLLEALIISSTGAVAGIAVAVSLPVLAQPFLPRQLSVPISWVSVVLAFVVTCLTGILFGYLPASRAAKLQPSESLRYE; this is translated from the coding sequence ATGTTCACGCCTGAGATCTGGCAAGTGTCGCTGGATGCGCTGCGCGCCAACAAGTTCCGCGCCTTCCTCACCATGCTGGGGGTGATGATCGGCAGCGCCTGCATCGTGCTGGTGGTCACGGTGGGGCTCACCGGGAAGCGCTACATCATGGCGCAGATCGAGGGTGTGGGGACGAACATCGTGTACGCCAAGCTGGTGCGCGCCGGACCCCAGGGCATCACGCCGCTGGTCGACGAAATCTCGGTGACCGACATGCAGGCGACCCGCAGTCTGCCGCGCGTCAACGAAGTTGCCGGCACGCGCTCCATGATGACCACGGTGGTGATGGAGGGCATCGAGCGCCCGGTCAGCATGGTGGGCGTGACCGAAGGCTTCCAGAGTATCCGCAACCTCATCGTAGTGCGCGGACGCTTCCTCGACGCCGACGACATGCTGATGCGCAACAAGGTCTGCGTCCTCACCGAGGAACTGGCGGACCTGGCCTTTCCCTCGCAGGATCCTATCGGCAAAGTGCTGCGGGTGGGCGAGCTGCGGTTCACTGTGGTGGGCGTGTTCCGCGAGCGCGTTTCCACCTTCGGGCAGTCGGAGATCCAGCGCGAGACGCTGATCATCCCCTTTCCGCTGCTCAAGTATTACAGCGGCACCGACTACCTGTCGGTACTCTACGCGCAGGCCTCGACCCCGGAGGATGTCGCGTTGGTCACTCAGGGAGTTGCGGAGGTGCTGAAGCGCCGCCATCGCCCGGAGGCGGTCTACCAGGTGCTGAACCTGCGCTCCCTGCTGGAGGCGGCGGGCAACATTTCGCTGGCTCTCTCGATCGTGCTGCTGGTGGTGGGACTGATCGCACTGACCATCAGCGGCATCGGCATCATGAACATCATGCTGGTGACCGTGACCGAGCGCACGAAGGAGATCGGACTGCGCATGTCGATCGGCGCCCACCGCCGCCAGATCCTCTACCAGTTCCTGCTGGAGGCCCTGATCATCAGCAGCACCGGGGCGGTTGCCGGGATCGCCGTTGCGGTAAGCCTGCCCGTCCTGGCGCAGCCCTTTCTCCCGCGCCAACTGAGCGTGCCCATCTCCTGGGTGTCCGTCGTGCTCGCCTTCGTGGTGACCTGCCTGACCGGCATCCTGTTCGGATACCTGCCCGCAAGCCGCGCCGCCAAACTGCAACCCAGCGAATCGTTGCGCTACGAGTGA